The Vulpes vulpes isolate BD-2025 chromosome 10, VulVul3, whole genome shotgun sequence genome has a window encoding:
- the METTL3 gene encoding N(6)-adenosine-methyltransferase catalytic subunit METTL3 codes for MSDTWSSIQAHKKQLDSLRERLQRRRKQDSGHLDLRNPEAALSPNFRSDSPVPTVPTSGGPKPSTASAVPELATDPELEKKLLHHLSDLALTLPTDAVSIRLAISTPDAPATQDGVESLLQKFAAQELIEVKRGLLQDDAHPTLVTYADHSKLSAMMGAVAEKKGPGEVAGTITGQKRRAEQDSTTVAAFASSLASGLASSASETAKEPTKKSRKHAASDVDLEIESLLNQQSTKEQQSKKVSQEILELLNTTTAKEQSIVEKFRSRGRAQVQEFCDYGTKEECMKASDADRPCRKLHFRRIINKHTDESLGDCSFLNTCFHMDTCKYVHYEIDACMDSEAPGSKDHTPSQELALTQSVGGDSNADRLFPPQWICCDIRYLDVSILGKFAVVMADPPWDIHMELPYGTLTDDEMRRLNIPVLQDDGFLFLWVTGRAMELGRECLNLWGYERVDEIIWVKTNQLQRIIRTGRTGHWLNHGKEHCLVGVKGNPQGFNQGLDCDVIVAEVRSTSHKPDEIYGMIERLSPGTRKIELFGRPHNVQPNWITLGNQLDGIHLLDPDVVARFKQRYPDGIISKPKNL; via the exons ATCTACGAAATCCAGAGGCAGCGCTGTCACCCAACTTTCGCAGTGATAGCCCAGTGCCTACTGTGCCCACGTCTGGGGGCCCTAAGCCCAGCACAGCTTCCGCAGTTCCTGAACTAGCTACAGACCCCGAGTTAGAGAAGAAATTGCTACACCACCTCTCTGATCTGGCCTTAACATTGCCCACTGATGCTGTGTCCATCCGTCTTGCCATCTCCACG CCAGATGCCCCTGCCACTCAAGATGGTGTGGAAAGCCTCCTACAGAAGTTTGCAGCTCAGGAGTTGATTGAGGTAAAACGAGGTCTCTTACAAGATGACGCGCATCCCACTCTTGTGACCTATGCTGATCATTCCAAGCTTTCTGCCATGATGGGCGCGGTGGCAGAAAAGAAGGGCCCTGGGGAGGTAGCAGGGACTATCACAGGGCAGAAGCGGCGTGCAGAGCAGGACTCAACCACAGTAGCTGCCTTTGCGAGCTCTTTGGCCTCTGGTCTGGCCTCTTCAGCATCAGAAACAGCCAAGGAGCCAACCaagaaatcaaggaaacatgctgcCTCAGATGTTGATCTGGAGATAGAGAGCCTTCTGAACCAACAGTCTACTAAGGAACAACAGAGTAAGAAG GTCAGTCAGGAGATCCTAGAGTTATTAAATACAACAACAGCCAAGGAACAGTCCATTGTTGAGAAGTTTCGCTCACGAGGTCGGGCCCAAGTACAAGAATTCTGTGACTATGGAACCAAAGAGGAGTGCATGAAAGCCAGCGATGCTGACAGGCCCTGCCGCAAGCTGCACTTCAG ACGAATCATCAATAAACACACTGATGAGTCATTAGGTGACTGTTCTTTCCTTAACACATGTTTCCACATGGATACCTGCAAATATGTTCACTATGAAATTGATGCTTGCATGGATTCTGAGGCTCCTGGGAGCAAAGACCATACACCTAGCCAGGAGCTTGCCCTTACACAGAGTGTTGGAGGGGACTCCAATGCAGATCGACTCTTCCCTCCTCAG TGGATCTGTTGTGATATCCGCTACCTGGACGTCAGTATCTTGGGCAAGTTTGCAGTTGTGATGGCTGACCCACCCTGGGATATTCACATGGAGCTGCCCTACGGGACCCTGACAGATGATGAGATGCGCAGGCTCAACATACCAGTACTGCAGGATGatggctttctcttcctctgggtCACAGGCAG GGCCATGGAGTTGGGCAGAGAATGTCTGAATCTCTGGGG TTATGAACGGGTAGATGAAATTATTTGGGTGAAGACAAATCAACTGCAGCGTATCATTCGGACAGGCCGTACAGGTCACTGGTTGAACCATGGGAAGGAACACTGCTTG GTTGGTGTCAAAGGAAATCCCCAAGGCTTCAACCAGGGTCTGGACTGCGATGTGATCGTAGCTGAG GTTCGTTCTACCAGTCATAAACCAGATGAAATCTATGGCATGATTGAGAGACTGTCCCCTGGCACTCGCAAGATTGAGTTATTTGGACGACCACACAATGTGCAGCCCAACTG GATCACCCTTGGAAACCAACTGGATGGGATCCACCTACTAGACCCAGATGTGGTTGCTCGGTTCAAGCAAAGGTATCCAGATGGTATCATCTCTAAACCTAAAAATCTATAG